CTTCTCTCCCGAAAGGGCCATGAGTTTGGCGTAGGTCTCCTCGACATCGCCCATGGCGATGGTTTCGGTCAGTTCGAGTTCCAACCATCCCGATTCCACCCCCGATTCACGGATGACCTGGAGGACATGTTCGGAAAAATCGGGTTGCCGGAACTGGATTCCCGAAAGGTTCACCGCCACTACAAGGGGTGCGAATCCCTTGCCTCGCCACGCGACCATCTGGTGGCAGGCGGTACGCAACGCCCACTGGCCGATGGGAACGATCAATCCGGTTTCCTCGGCCAGGGGAATGAACTCGCCGGGGGCGATCATCCCCTGCCGCGGATGGCGCCAGCGGATCAGGGCCTCGGCGCCGACCAGGTCTCCGGAACGGGCATCGATCTGGGGTTGATAGAAGAGGGTGAACTCATCCTTCTCCAGGGCAGTGCGCAGACTGCTCTCCATGAGCATGCGCGCCATGGTGGCGATGTTCAAATCGTTGCGATAGAACTGGAAATTGTTCCGTCCCTGCTCCTTGGCATGGTACATGGCGGCATCGGCGTTGCGCAGCAGGGTCTTGACATCCGCCCCATCCAGCGGCGACACGCCGATACCAATGCTGGCGCCGATGACAAATTCCATGGTTTCGTCATTCTCGATCACAAACGGTTGCCCCAGGGCATCCAACAACATTTGCGCCGTCCTGGCCGCGTCGCGGGATTGATCGAGGTCGGGCAGAATAAACCCGAACGCATCCCCTCCCAGCCGGCCCATGGTGACATTTCGCGGCAACACCTTGCGCAACCGCCTGGAAACCCGGACCAGAAGTTGATCCCCCTTGTCATGGCCCAGGGTATCGTTGACCACCTTGAAACGGTCGATATCCAGAACCATCACCCCCAACCGGAAAGGGCGTTCCCGATTTTCCGCCAGGGCCAGGGCCAACCGTTCCTGAAAAAGATGGCGATTGGGAAGATCGGTCAAAAGGTCGTGCCCCGACAGATAGGCAAAGTTCGCTTCCGATTCGCGAAGAGCGGTCAGGTCGGAAAACAAACAGACATAACGTTCGATCCGCCCATCCGCCCCCAGAATGCTGCTGATCGTCACCCATTGTGGGATAATCGAGCCATCCTTGTGCCGATTGAGAAATTCTCCCTGCCACTTGCCGGTGGTCAACAGGGAATGCCAGAAGCCAGAGTAGAATTGTTCGTCGTGCCGTCCCGAACGCAAGAGGCGCATGTTGCGCCCGACGACCTCCGAGGGAAGATAGCCGGTGATCCGGGTGAAGGCAGGATTGACCGACAGTATGTTGGCCCGGGGATCGGTGACGACGATCCCTTCGGTCGTGTTGTCAAACACGCTGGCCGCCAGATTCTGCCGCCGTTCATGCTCGATTTCACGCAGCAGATGGGTGACACGGTTGCGCAGGATGGCCCAGTGAACCGGCTTGGTGATGAAATCGACCGCTCCCTGTTCGTAGGCGCGATCGACCGATTCGTCATCGTTCAGGGCGGTGATCATCAGGATGGGAATTCGTTGCGCCCCCTTTTTTTCCTTGATCCCGGCCAGGGTGGCAAAACCGTCCAGGCCCGGCATCCGGGCATCGAGCAGGATGACGTCGGGAAGGCGCCGGTCGAGTTCCGCCAGCGCCGCCGGTCCGCTTTCCAGTCGTACCGTGGCATAGCCCTGATTCTCCAGGAACCGGCTCAAGGTCAGCCGGGTCACGGCGTCATCATCCACCACATAAAAGAGGGGCTTTTTGTTCATCATCGTTCCATGGCCCGCTCCCTCCACCCCCGGGCATCGCAAAATAAGAAAAACAAACAATCCGTTAAACCCGGAGCATCAAGGGATCGCCCCCAGGGGGCCGGTTCCGATGGGAACTCCATCCACGGGGCTTTGGCGCTACAATTCCCGGCAGTGTACCATAATCGATGGACATGGCACCGCATCGAAATTCGCGCCAACACGCATTGCGACAAATATTCGAACGGCGGATCACCCTGGAAGATCTCTATAATATCCTATATCATGATCCGGTAATCGAACATCATCCTGACGACACTCCCCACCCAAACTGTCCGTGGTTGGGCAAGGATCGGCTGGGAAGACCCTTGCATGTTGTTGCCGTGAATAATGATGCCGAAGATCCAAAAATCATCATCACCGTTTATCACCCAAATCCGGATCTTTGGTTGTCCGATTGGACCACCCAGAGGAACAGTCCATGAAATGCACCGTTTCAAACACGGTGAGGCCCGACCTGGTACGGTCACCGTATCCCTGGATCGACAGAGGACAACCCTGGTGTTCCACGAGGTCCCTGCCCTGAT
The DNA window shown above is from Magnetococcales bacterium and carries:
- a CDS encoding EAL domain-containing protein, producing MMNKKPLFYVVDDDAVTRLTLSRFLENQGYATVRLESGPAALAELDRRLPDVILLDARMPGLDGFATLAGIKEKKGAQRIPILMITALNDDESVDRAYEQGAVDFITKPVHWAILRNRVTHLLREIEHERRQNLAASVFDNTTEGIVVTDPRANILSVNPAFTRITGYLPSEVVGRNMRLLRSGRHDEQFYSGFWHSLLTTGKWQGEFLNRHKDGSIIPQWVTISSILGADGRIERYVCLFSDLTALRESEANFAYLSGHDLLTDLPNRHLFQERLALALAENRERPFRLGVMVLDIDRFKVVNDTLGHDKGDQLLVRVSRRLRKVLPRNVTMGRLGGDAFGFILPDLDQSRDAARTAQMLLDALGQPFVIENDETMEFVIGASIGIGVSPLDGADVKTLLRNADAAMYHAKEQGRNNFQFYRNDLNIATMARMLMESSLRTALEKDEFTLFYQPQIDARSGDLVGAEALIRWRHPRQGMIAPGEFIPLAEETGLIVPIGQWALRTACHQMVAWRGKGFAPLVVAVNLSGIQFRQPDFSEHVLQVIRESGVESGWLELELTETIAMGDVEETYAKLMALSGEKIPLAIDDFGTGFSSLSYLRRFPIDTLKIDRSFVRNCVEDSDDATIVQTIIGLAHSLGLAVVAEGVETPEQLDFLVRQECDVIQGYHFSRPLPVAEFEEFMSRMAAEGEGRLASANLREVKKRKTRR
- a CDS encoding DUF4258 domain-containing protein; translated protein: MAPHRNSRQHALRQIFERRITLEDLYNILYHDPVIEHHPDDTPHPNCPWLGKDRLGRPLHVVAVNNDAEDPKIIITVYHPNPDLWLSDWTTQRNSP